The following coding sequences lie in one Caproicibacterium argilliputei genomic window:
- a CDS encoding helix-turn-helix domain-containing protein — translation MKLPKLRGLWKKVRSTLAGYRPYRYFFICLLLPIAILATFSAVYYCNYTLRTRADLQSEAQHRLSSASTFLDNTVKKIQVNSRLLINTESFYNLFYNMASKDDAPTVYDATKALVNYNATLDLVDSSFVYLRGQKTVLSGEGLTNADNFFTQSCIFSDYSAHYWATYEGASYSFAINTPTTIEHKPSTSASSITWHRVIPVLTDALTESKSQNLFVVCLNQDMVEKTLQSYRKSEDEVLVVADKKGTIIASTDTDKATAFLGNQTVQHRFLDAGSTGCLELSLQGKRYVVNSGASNFSYAHYRFLSFTPKTSFYSTMQSMNLFFITIILLTAAIFGALFYVFHSYILRPMKTLIGSIAHKGKEAGTGDANIVDFLADRVGDMQKDISTFVPILSEQHLVNLMTNPDAAARELPYGDNSVDSLPHAHFCVAVLQTQFSNAFRSAFTDEDRHKILKFLLQALKVQLSKGYVCHVINLQKNQIGIILNIADQFQAEQLVPELATVFGFFQYDSALISFSAGISRSCVELSRLHEAYQEARAALNTVPDGSPPERCVQIYSGSGDRVYFSFTTAQDNQLYYAVLQGHCAEAHAVLDTILKQNAARSLPHSESVKLWQYLFACILRAVKTGSLPLPWSKDFPDLSGEFDFADSGTTAQFLHELIDRTAQKADAHRQFSIDEVTDFIDTHYQDDLYLEAVAEKFGVTDKYLSRAFKESVHINFHDYLNRARMDAAKKLLVTTRKSVTEVGQAVGFNTHSTFFRVFKALEGVSPTDYRRLNRP, via the coding sequence ATGAAATTGCCGAAACTTCGGGGTCTGTGGAAAAAGGTGCGCAGCACGCTGGCGGGCTACCGACCGTACCGTTACTTTTTTATCTGCCTGCTGCTGCCCATTGCAATTCTTGCAACGTTTTCAGCTGTGTATTACTGCAATTATACCCTCCGCACGCGTGCAGACCTGCAAAGCGAAGCGCAGCACCGGCTGTCCAGTGCAAGCACGTTTTTGGACAATACCGTTAAAAAAATTCAAGTCAACTCTCGCCTGCTCATCAACACCGAAAGCTTTTACAACCTGTTCTACAACATGGCCAGCAAGGACGATGCCCCTACGGTTTACGACGCCACCAAAGCTCTGGTCAACTACAACGCCACCCTGGATCTGGTGGACAGTTCCTTTGTGTACTTGCGGGGGCAGAAGACGGTGCTCAGCGGCGAGGGGCTGACGAATGCGGACAATTTCTTTACCCAAAGCTGCATTTTCTCCGACTACAGCGCCCACTACTGGGCTACTTACGAAGGCGCCTCCTACTCCTTTGCCATCAACACCCCCACCACCATTGAGCACAAGCCCTCTACCAGTGCTTCCAGCATCACCTGGCACCGCGTCATTCCGGTGCTGACCGATGCGCTGACCGAATCCAAAAGTCAAAACCTGTTTGTTGTATGTCTGAATCAGGATATGGTAGAAAAGACCCTGCAGAGCTACCGAAAAAGCGAGGATGAAGTGCTGGTCGTTGCCGATAAAAAAGGAACCATCATAGCCTCGACAGATACAGACAAAGCCACCGCGTTCCTCGGCAATCAAACGGTGCAGCACCGCTTTTTGGATGCGGGCAGCACCGGCTGCCTGGAGCTTTCCCTGCAGGGAAAACGCTATGTCGTCAACTCCGGCGCTTCCAACTTCTCCTATGCTCACTACCGCTTTTTGTCCTTTACACCGAAGACTTCATTTTACAGCACCATGCAGTCCATGAATCTGTTTTTCATTACAATTATCCTGCTGACTGCCGCCATTTTCGGTGCGTTGTTCTATGTTTTTCACAGCTACATCCTCCGCCCGATGAAAACGCTTATCGGCAGCATTGCCCACAAAGGAAAAGAAGCCGGCACCGGCGATGCAAACATTGTGGACTTTCTGGCAGACCGCGTTGGCGATATGCAGAAAGACATCTCCACATTTGTTCCCATTCTCTCCGAGCAGCATCTGGTCAACCTCATGACCAATCCGGATGCTGCCGCGCGGGAGCTGCCCTACGGAGACAACAGTGTAGACAGCCTGCCGCACGCGCACTTCTGCGTTGCCGTATTGCAAACGCAGTTCAGCAACGCGTTCCGCAGTGCCTTTACGGATGAAGATCGGCACAAAATTCTGAAGTTTCTGCTGCAGGCTTTAAAGGTGCAGCTGAGCAAGGGCTACGTTTGCCACGTAATCAACCTGCAGAAAAACCAGATTGGCATCATTCTGAACATTGCCGACCAGTTTCAGGCGGAGCAGCTGGTACCGGAGCTTGCCACTGTTTTCGGCTTCTTTCAGTATGACAGTGCCCTAATCAGCTTTTCCGCCGGCATCAGCCGCAGCTGTGTGGAACTTTCGCGCCTGCACGAAGCTTATCAGGAAGCACGCGCCGCCCTAAACACCGTGCCGGACGGCAGCCCGCCGGAGCGCTGTGTGCAAATCTACAGCGGCAGCGGAGACCGCGTGTACTTTTCCTTTACGACTGCACAGGACAACCAACTGTACTACGCCGTTTTGCAGGGACACTGTGCAGAGGCACACGCGGTTCTCGACACCATTTTAAAGCAGAACGCCGCCCGCAGCCTGCCGCACAGCGAGTCTGTGAAACTCTGGCAGTATCTGTTTGCCTGTATTCTGCGCGCGGTCAAAACCGGCAGTCTGCCCCTGCCGTGGAGTAAGGACTTTCCCGACCTTTCCGGAGAATTTGATTTTGCCGACTCCGGTACGACCGCACAGTTCCTGCATGAGCTGATTGACCGCACCGCACAGAAAGCCGATGCTCACCGGCAGTTTTCTATCGACGAAGTCACCGACTTCATCGACACACACTACCAGGATGACCTGTATCTAGAGGCAGTCGCGGAAAAATTTGGCGTTACGGACAAATACCTTTCCAGAGCCTTCAAGGAAAGCGTCCACATCAATTTTCACGATTACCTCAACCGCGCGCGCATGGATGCCGCCAAAAAGCTGCTGGTCACCACCAGAAAAAGTGTCACAGAGGTTGGGCAGGCAGTGGGCTTCAACACGCACAGCACCTTTTTCCGTGTATTTAAGGCGCTTGAGGGTGTCAGCCCCACGGATTACCGCCGGTTGAACCGCCCCTGA
- a CDS encoding GNAT family N-acetyltransferase, with protein sequence MKITYTENDLRVEEYESLRAQVQWKPFTRRQSAAALQNSLYVLCARTETGEPVGMGRIVGDGATICYVQDLVVVPACRCRHIGTELIHRLRAYVRTLVTGGETMRLCLMCALGREGFYENCGFLTRPTPELGPGMISWLQAEHT encoded by the coding sequence GTGAAAATCACCTATACGGAAAATGATTTGCGTGTGGAAGAATATGAATCCCTGCGTGCGCAGGTGCAGTGGAAGCCCTTTACCCGGCGGCAGTCCGCCGCTGCCCTGCAGAACAGCCTGTATGTGCTGTGCGCGCGCACGGAAACGGGGGAGCCGGTCGGCATGGGGCGCATTGTCGGCGACGGTGCCACCATTTGCTATGTGCAGGATCTGGTGGTGGTGCCGGCGTGCCGCTGCCGGCACATTGGCACCGAGCTGATACACCGCCTGCGGGCGTATGTGCGCACGCTGGTGACCGGCGGCGAAACCATGCGGCTGTGTCTGATGTGCGCACTGGGCCGCGAGGGATTTTACGAAAACTGTGGGTTCCTTACGCGCCCAACGCCAGAACTTGGCCCGGGCATGATCAGCTGGCTGCAGGCGGAGCATACATGA
- a CDS encoding HEAT repeat domain-containing protein encodes MADIEKLVEKKHWDKLKKKYLTGSQEERLELAKACGLVSADETVNMLVALMQDEDADVQVAAVESLGKVADDHTTAKLQLLLSQTPKENTRLAEAIREAVRQVRARQ; translated from the coding sequence ATGGCTGATATTGAAAAACTGGTAGAAAAGAAACACTGGGACAAGCTTAAGAAAAAATATCTGACCGGCAGCCAGGAAGAACGTTTGGAACTTGCGAAGGCATGTGGGCTGGTTTCTGCGGACGAAACCGTCAATATGTTGGTGGCGCTGATGCAGGACGAGGACGCCGATGTGCAGGTGGCTGCGGTGGAGTCGCTCGGCAAAGTGGCAGACGATCATACCACGGCAAAGCTGCAGCTGCTGCTCAGCCAGACCCCCAAGGAGAACACCCGCCTGGCAGAGGCAATCCGGGAAGCTGTTCGCCAGGTGCGCGCCCGCCAGTAA
- a CDS encoding potassium channel family protein produces MNVVILGGGKLGRQLARNMLDRKNTVHLIEKDKLRCMHLANELDIEIICGDGTEIEVLRRAQTEHADCFLAVGGSDQDNLVACQLAKKEFGAQKVIARANDPRNLPVLRTLGTELVVSSTEIITNLIEQEVDMAEMHMLATLNKGRAAISAVTLPDNTELEGVALKDLSLPAGSLLISVVRGETMMVPNGDTMFQPGDEIVAVCEGASQRKLQALLTATRG; encoded by the coding sequence ATGAATGTTGTCATTTTAGGGGGCGGCAAACTGGGCCGTCAGCTTGCCCGCAATATGTTGGACCGCAAGAACACCGTGCACTTGATTGAAAAGGATAAGCTGCGCTGTATGCATCTTGCCAATGAGCTGGACATTGAGATTATTTGTGGGGACGGCACCGAGATCGAGGTGCTGCGCCGGGCGCAGACAGAGCACGCGGACTGCTTCCTGGCGGTCGGCGGCAGCGACCAGGACAATCTGGTGGCGTGCCAGCTTGCCAAGAAGGAGTTTGGCGCGCAGAAGGTGATTGCACGCGCGAACGACCCGCGCAACCTGCCTGTTCTGCGCACCCTCGGCACAGAGCTTGTTGTCAGCAGCACGGAAATTATTACAAACCTGATTGAACAGGAAGTGGATATGGCAGAAATGCATATGCTGGCTACCCTGAACAAGGGTCGCGCGGCGATTTCCGCAGTTACCCTGCCAGACAACACGGAACTGGAGGGCGTGGCGCTGAAAGATTTGAGCCTGCCCGCCGGTTCGCTGCTCATTTCTGTGGTGCGCGGCGAAACCATGATGGTTCCTAACGGCGACACCATGTTTCAGCCGGGCGACGAAATCGTTGCGGTCTGCGAGGGTGCTTCACAAAGGAAACTGCAGGCGCTGCTGACCGCCACCCGCGGTTGA
- a CDS encoding TetR/AcrR family transcriptional regulator C-terminal domain-containing protein has product MSSITKLALANSLKKLMLHRPLDKITVKELVENCGVNRQTFYYHFRDIYDLLGWIFQTEAYDAILDCQSYDTWQKGLLKILQYVQKNSAFCVNAFRSLGREQLESFLNNATSALLSSVMDELSEGYRLRETDKTFIVQFFTFAITGMLTDWMRSGMQAKPEALVQELGTLMEGQLSMAIKRYQY; this is encoded by the coding sequence TTGTCCAGCATTACCAAACTGGCGCTTGCCAATTCGCTGAAAAAACTGATGCTTCACCGGCCTTTGGACAAAATCACCGTAAAAGAGTTAGTGGAGAACTGCGGTGTGAACCGCCAGACCTTTTACTACCATTTCCGCGATATTTACGACCTGCTCGGCTGGATTTTTCAGACCGAGGCTTATGATGCCATTCTGGACTGTCAGAGCTATGACACTTGGCAGAAGGGCCTGCTTAAAATCCTGCAGTACGTGCAGAAAAACAGTGCATTCTGTGTGAATGCGTTTCGCTCGTTGGGGCGTGAGCAGCTGGAGTCCTTTTTAAACAATGCGACCTCCGCGCTGCTTTCCAGTGTGATGGACGAACTTTCGGAAGGCTATCGGCTTCGTGAAACGGACAAAACCTTTATTGTTCAATTCTTCACATTTGCCATTACCGGGATGCTGACCGACTGGATGCGCTCGGGTATGCAGGCGAAACCGGAAGCGCTGGTGCAGGAACTGGGCACCCTGATGGAAGGGCAGCTGAGCATGGCTATTAAACGGTACCAATACTGA
- a CDS encoding TrkH family potassium uptake protein, producing the protein MLSKIKMRLHRIPPVRLIVISFAVIILVGACLLSLPFATKGGQSTTFLDALFTAGSATCVTGLVLFDTYFHWTTAGQVIILTLIQLGGLGLVTFTTGMSLLLRKKLGLRNLQLAVQNTNGDSGEIGSLIRMIITFTFACEAVGALLLMIRFIPMMGAHGIWVSVFLAVSAYCNAGFDIVGNIMKDGNLIPFAADPLVCLTIGALIVIGGLGFVVISDIFHAKLQPLAHHSQRRGLNFHSRVVLLMAALLIVLGTLVFFILEYDNTLKNLPDFGAKLNAALFQSISARTAGFASVNIAQEHDFTKLFTVLLMFIGAAPGSTGGGIKTTTVLVLVCTVVSILRGKEDTIFIHRRIDKFTVYRALAITSASMCLLLIVTGIITTFDPQINGVDALFEATSAFGTVGLSAGVTPRLSAVSKIALILMMYIGRVGPLSLGLAISLRRGHLHADSVLPEGKIIVG; encoded by the coding sequence ATGCTGTCAAAGATAAAAATGCGGCTGCACCGGATTCCGCCCGTGCGGCTAATCGTCATCAGCTTTGCAGTCATCATCCTCGTGGGCGCGTGCCTGCTCTCGCTGCCTTTCGCCACCAAGGGCGGGCAAAGCACCACTTTTCTGGACGCCCTGTTCACTGCCGGCTCCGCCACCTGCGTAACCGGACTGGTGCTGTTCGACACATACTTTCACTGGACCACCGCCGGGCAGGTCATTATTCTGACCTTGATTCAGCTGGGCGGGCTGGGACTGGTCACCTTTACCACCGGCATGAGTTTGCTGCTGCGAAAGAAGCTGGGGCTGCGCAACTTGCAGCTTGCCGTGCAGAATACCAACGGTGACAGCGGCGAAATCGGGAGCCTAATCCGCATGATTATTACCTTTACCTTCGCGTGTGAAGCAGTCGGTGCGCTGCTGCTCATGATTCGTTTCATCCCCATGATGGGGGCGCACGGCATTTGGGTTTCCGTGTTTCTGGCGGTTTCCGCATACTGCAACGCGGGGTTCGACATTGTGGGAAACATCATGAAAGATGGCAACCTCATCCCCTTTGCCGCCGACCCATTGGTCTGCCTGACCATCGGCGCGCTGATTGTCATAGGCGGGCTGGGCTTTGTTGTAATCAGCGATATTTTCCACGCCAAGCTGCAGCCGCTGGCACATCACAGCCAGCGCCGCGGGCTGAACTTTCACTCCCGTGTTGTGCTGCTCATGGCGGCACTGCTGATTGTGCTGGGCACCCTTGTCTTTTTCATTCTGGAGTACGACAATACGCTGAAAAATCTGCCGGACTTCGGCGCAAAGCTGAATGCCGCTCTGTTCCAGTCCATTTCCGCGCGCACCGCCGGCTTCGCCTCTGTTAATATTGCACAGGAACATGACTTTACAAAGCTCTTCACCGTACTGTTGATGTTCATCGGCGCGGCGCCCGGCTCCACCGGCGGCGGCATTAAGACCACAACTGTCCTGGTGTTGGTCTGCACCGTTGTTTCCATCCTGCGTGGCAAGGAAGACACCATCTTCATCCACCGCCGGATTGACAAATTCACTGTGTACCGCGCGCTTGCCATCACCAGCGCCTCCATGTGCCTGCTGCTGATTGTCACCGGCATCATCACCACATTTGACCCACAGATTAACGGTGTTGACGCGCTGTTTGAAGCGACCAGTGCATTTGGCACTGTAGGATTATCTGCCGGTGTGACACCGCGTTTGTCGGCTGTGTCTAAAATTGCGCTGATTCTCATGATGTACATTGGCCGTGTGGGGCCGCTTTCCCTCGGCCTTGCCATTTCGCTGCGGCGCGGTCATCTGCACGCCGACAGTGTTCTGCCGGAAGGAAAAATTATCGTCGGCTGA
- a CDS encoding potassium channel family protein, with product MNVLVIGCGRLGVRLAALLDERGHEVAVVDESAAMLAHLPEDFSGLAVTGMPMDMAVLKSAGIENCDAVAVVTPDDNLNITISQVAREFFHIDNVVARISDPSRESVFAAFGLHTVCPTKMAATSIYNAITEPWENRQLTFGTASVAFRVWEADHAHQGRLLQEAPHFSEEAVFAVVRANGSMELAQPNQFDQKLNEGDHVLLASVTD from the coding sequence ATGAACGTTTTGGTGATTGGGTGCGGCCGCTTGGGTGTGCGGCTTGCTGCGCTGCTGGATGAGCGCGGACACGAGGTGGCTGTGGTGGATGAGTCTGCTGCCATGCTTGCCCATCTGCCGGAAGATTTCAGCGGACTGGCGGTAACCGGTATGCCCATGGACATGGCGGTATTGAAAAGCGCCGGTATCGAAAACTGTGACGCGGTGGCGGTTGTCACGCCGGATGATAATCTGAACATTACCATTTCTCAAGTGGCACGGGAGTTCTTTCATATCGACAATGTGGTGGCGCGCATTAGTGACCCTTCCCGCGAAAGCGTTTTTGCGGCGTTTGGCCTGCACACGGTGTGCCCAACCAAAATGGCGGCGACATCCATTTATAATGCCATTACCGAGCCGTGGGAAAACCGTCAGCTGACCTTTGGCACAGCGTCGGTGGCTTTCCGTGTGTGGGAAGCAGACCATGCGCATCAAGGCAGGCTGCTGCAGGAGGCACCGCATTTTTCGGAGGAAGCGGTTTTCGCGGTTGTGCGGGCAAACGGCAGCATGGAGCTGGCACAGCCGAATCAGTTTGACCAAAAGCTCAATGAGGGGGACCACGTACTTCTGGCCTCCGTTACGGATTAA